The segment TAGAACGTGATCGGCCACCAGGAGACCAGGAACAGCGGATAAACCAGCAGATACGCGAACATCTTCCAGGACTTGACCTTCTCCAGCATCATGGCGAGCGGGAACTGCACCACGGTCACCGCCATGATAACCGTAAGCACCCAGCCCGGCACGTGCTCGTACAGGGATGTAAAATGTTCCCTGCCGGGAATCAGCATATCGATCCACAGCACGACGCTGAATACGAACGCGAACAAAACGTTATACACGTTAAATGTATAGATAGCGGTGTCGAGCTTCGCCCAGTTGCGCTCCTTGAGACCCTGCCACAGCAGCGGGAAGAAGTAGCGGCGCGCAACGTCGAAGTGACCTTGCATCCAGCGCAGACGCTGGCGCGCGGAAGCCTTGAACGTCAGCGGCTTCTCGTCATACACGCGTGCCTGGTAGTTGAATGTCGGCTTAATCCCCCGCTGCACGCAGCGGACGGTGAATTCGAGGTCCTCGACAAGGCTCGTCGCTCCCCAGCCCATCTCCTTCAGCAGCGCGGCGTCGAACGTCATGCCCGTGCCGCCGAGGAAGTTCGCCAGCCCCAGATTCGTGCGGGGCAATTGCCACAGGCGGTTGCAGAACCAGTAGGTCACCGCGTAGGAAGCCGTTACCCAGGAATCGCCGGGGTTTTTCGTATCGAGATAAGCTTGAATGACTTTGTGTCCGTTGCACAAGTCGTTGTTCATATGCTTCAGGAAATCCGTACTGACGAGGTTGTCCGCATCGAGAATAACAACCGCATCGTACTGGCGGGGCATCTTCCACAATTCGCGGAGCATCCACTCGATCGCATAGCCTTTGCCGCGAAGATTCGGGTTATGCCGCTCGCAGACGTTGACGCCGAGTTCGCGGGCGATCTTCGCCGTGTTGTCGGTGCAGTTGTCGGCGATCACGAATACGTCGTACAATTCTTTCGGATAATCCAGGTTTTTCAAGTTTTCGATCAAGGCGCCGACAACCATTTCCTCGTTGTGGGCGGCTACCAGCACGGCAAAGCTTTTTTGCGGATCATGCGTCTTCTCCTGTTTCTTCCGCTTCAGACCGTACAGGAGGAAAAATGCCTGATACAAGCCCAAGCAGGCAAGAAACAGCTGAATGGACAAGAGAAATTTGTCCAACATCGTCTACAAGCCCCCAATCCTAGTTTGCATATCCGGACCCTTTTTTTCTTTCGTCTGTTTTTCTCTTCTAATTTCTGGTTTTCATGCTTTCTTTGCAACGATACTGATTTTCCTACCATTGTGCGGTTTTGTCAAAAACGGTAATCACCCGAGAGCGTCGCGAGCGCAGGCTTTAGGGCGGTAATGATCGGATGGGAGGCCCCGCCCTCCCGAATCCTCCGTTTTCCCGCTTATTTTCATCGTTTCTCATCCATTTTATTTTCCCAGCCGCCCTAATTCGCGAAATCGCCCCGGACCCTTGCCGACTCCTGCTCCAAAACGTCCCGGTAGCTGTCCAGCAGCCTGCCGAATATTTGCTCCCAGGATTGCTGCTCGGCATATTCCCGGGCGTTGCGTCCCATCGACGCTCTCAACTCGCCATCCCGGTAAAGCCTCTCGATCGCGGCCGCAAACTCCTCTTCGCTGCCCGGGGTGCACAGCAAGCCGGTCCGGTTATGCTGCACGTTGTCCAGCACGCCGCCTGCAGCCGCTCCGATCACGGGCGTCCCGGCCGCCATCGATTCCAGCACGACATTCCCGAACGTTTCCGTCGCCGACGGGAATACGAACAGATCGGCGGCTCCGTACAGCTCCGCCAGCTCCCGGCCCTGGACGAAGCCGGTCATGATCATATGCCCGTTCTGCGGCAGCATCTCCCTCAGTTCCTCGGCCAAAGGCCCGTCGCCGGTTAGCACAAGCCGTCCCCGGCTGCGGATGTCAGCCGGCAATTTGTGCCAAGCCCGCAGCAGCACATCGACGCTCTTCTCGGGGGCAAGCCGTCCGACATATAATAAGACGAACGAATCGGACGGAATGTTCCATTTGTGCAGAATTTTTTCCCGGTCGCTTACCGGACGGAACAGCTCCGTATCCACGCCCCGCGACCATACCTCCAGGCCCCGCATCCCCTTCTGCTCCAGATACGCCTTGGTGGAAGGGGAGGGAACGTAAATCCGGCGGCAGTCGGTATGGAACCAGTGCATGTAGCGCCATAGCGTAGGCTCGACCCACTGGATTTTGTAATGCTGCAAATACTGGTCGAAGTGCGTATGGTAAGAGGCTACGATCGGCACGTTGTTTTTGCGGGCGTATCTCAGGCCGAACAATCCCAGATTAAACGGAGTCGCCGCGTGCACGATCGTCGGCTCGAATTCGCGAAGCGCCTTCCGTATCTGGAACGGATTGGGAATAGCCAACTTCAATTCCGGATACAACAAAAAAGGGATGCTGTAAAACCGGTGCACGAAATCGCGATCGGGCTTGTCTTCGCTGTCGTCTCCGCTCTCGGGAGCGAATACGCGGCAGGCGATGCCCCTCGATTCGAGGTAGTTCACCCAACGGCCGAGGGTTTTGGCCACGCCATTGACCTCAGGCAAATACGTGTCGGTGAAAATGGCAACGCGCATGTCCTGCATGGAACGTCCCTCCTTGATTTGCCGTTTAACCGGCCGGCCGGGAATCGCATCGCAACCCGTTCAAATCATCGGCGAGCGGTCCAGCCCTTAGTATATCCGGCTAGGATTAACGTTATATTAAAATTCGTCATTTTCAACGGCCGGGATTCGATAATTTTCCCTTAACAATTGTATGGTAGACTAGGTGCAACTAAGACTGGTCGGCCGAGGAAGCGGCGCCTGCCGGTCGAAAGCGAGGGATCAAGATGAGCCGTGTCTTCGGATGGCTGTTGGATCGGGAACAGCGCGTATTTCGCTATGTCAACCGGCGTCTGCGCCGAACGTGGCTGGACCGGGCGTTCGGGATCGTCACTCACCTCGGAGGAGCGACCGTCAGCATCGCGGGCACGCTCGGCTTCGCCCTGTTCGCCGGCTCCAATTGGCAGCGGGTCGGGTGGATTGCCTTGGCGACGCTGGCGATCAGCCATATTCCCGTGGCCGTGCTCAAGCGCACCTATCGGCGCCTCCGCCCTTACCAGATCTGGCCGGATACGTTCACCGGCCCCAATCCCCTGAAGGATCACTCGTTCCCGTCGGGACATACGACCGCGATTTTCTCCGCGCTGGTCCCTTATGTGCTGGAACAGCCGCTGCTGGCCCCTTTGCTCCTGCCCATCGCAGGCATCGTCGGCTTGTCCCGCATCTACCTCGGTCTTCATTATCCGTCGGACGTATTGGCCGGCGCCCTGCTCGGTTCCGTTACCGCTTCGTGCCTGTACGCCTGGATTCCGTAAACGAGGCATGGATAAAAAAGCAGCCCGGTCGGCAGCCGGACTGCTTTGTATGTTGGTCTTAGCCTGATCGCGAGGGCGTCCGTGCCCCTTATGGCGTAACGTTTTTCCGAGCACCCGCCGCTTCCCGGGCGCGGAGGTCCTCCAAATGCCGCTCCAGCGCCTTCGATCCGACTACGACCTCGCAGCGGTATATATTCATGCCTTGTTCATGAAATTTGGTCTCGTACTCCGTCATCACATTGTTCGGCGCGGGTCCGTCCGCATGCAGGTCCAGACTGATGTTGCGCATCCGGAGCCCCATGTCGGCGAAGGAATTCAAAGAAAACTCGAACAGAAGCCGGGAATCGGTCTTCATGTGAATTTCTCCGTGCTCGTTCAGCAACTGTATGTACTTGCGCACGAACCGCGGATGCGTCAGTCGGCGTTTCGCATGGCGCTTCTTCGGCCACGGATCGCTGAAGTTCAGGTAGATGCGCTCGATTTCACCGGAAGCGAACACTTCCTCGATCCGCTCGATGTTCCACAAAGCCAGCACCAGATTGGGCGGATCGCCTTCGTGCGCTTTCCTCGCCTTCTCGCTGCCCCTGCGCAGCAGCTCGTCGAACATGTCGATGCCGATAAAGTTGATATCGGGATGAAGGCGGCTCATCTCGCTGATAAACTTGCCTTTGCCCATCCCCAGCTCCACATGGATCGGCGCGTCGTTTCCGAACCTCTCGCGCCAGCGGCCTTTCCATTCGCCGGGCTGCAGCGTCACCAGCTGCGGCTGGGCGAGCAGGTCCTCGCGGATGCCCGTTCTGCCTCTTAATCTCATTGCGTTCTCGTTCCTTCCAGCCAGGTCGATTGCTATGGCAATATCATAGTTGATTTTCCTCCGGAATGCAAAAACAGCACCTGCTCCGTACCCCGGATCAGGTGCTGTTCGCGTAAGGTCAGTGCATTAAAGATTCGTAGGAGACGGAGCCTTCGCTCAGCAGCTTGTCGGTCACTTGACGTTTCACTTTGCTGCGGGCGCTGGCCGCGATGTAGCTGGCTTTCGGAAATTTCTCGCCTGTACCGAGCGCAATCGCTTCCTTGACCGTCAGTTGGATCGTAATGACATCGTCGCCGTGCGGAATCGCGAACATTTTTTCCACGGGTCATCACCTCTTCGGATTTTTACATTTTTACCAGCTTGCCCAAAAGCCGACGCGGTTATGTCGATTGGCTCGTGTAAGGTTTTTTTGTTGATTTGACTTGATTTAAGGATAACATGCCATGTAAGGTTTTACAATGGGCAACTGGCAAAAATTCCGATCGTTTTTTTAGAGCCAACCGTTTGAAACCGTTCTCATAAAAGCATCGGTTTTTCCTGCATTTATCGCCACGGAGTAAACCGAATTCGGCGCGAAGATTGGATGCGCAAGGCAAAGCCGCGATCCGCAAAGCCCCCACGCATGGTATTTTCCCGCGGATTCCGTTACAATACAAAGGAAGGATAACGGTTCCGCCGCCTGTTCGAGGGGTACGAACCGGTAGCCTCAGAACAAGAATAACGGAGATTGTGACCATGTCCAGTCCAACCTTGGAGCAAAAGCCCCGACTATGGGGAGACAAGCGATTCCATACCTGGAACTATGAGATGCGCGAACAATTCGGCGGAAAAGTGTTCAAAGTCATGCTCGACGCGGGGTTTACGTGCCCGAACCGGGACGGAACGATCGCAACGGGCGGCTGCACGTTCTGCAGCGCGCGCGGGTCCGGCGATTTTGCGGGACGCCGCAGAGACGATCTCGTCACCCAGTTCAACACGATCCGCGACCGCCAGCACAAGAAGTGGCCGGACGCGCGGTACATCGGATATTTCCAAGCCTATACGAACACCTACGCCCCCGTCAAGGAGCTGCGGGAATATTACGAAGTCATCCTGGAGCAGCCCGGCGTCGTCGGCTTGTCCATCGCCACGAGACCCGATTGCCTGCCCGATGATGTCGTCGACTATTTGGCCGAGCTGAACGAGCGCACCTATCTGTGGGTGGAGATGGGGCTGCAGACGATCCACGAACGCACCTCGCAAATCATTAACCGCGCCCACGATACCGAATGTTATTACAAGGCGGTTGAAAAGCTCAGAAAACACGGAATCCGGGTGTGCGCCCACGTGATCTACGGACTGCCTCTGGAGACGCACGAGATGATGCTCGAGACGAGCCGTGCCGTCGCCGCCATGGACGTTCAGGGGATCAAGATCCACCTGCTGCACCTGATGCGCAAAACGCCGATGGTCAAGCAGTACGAGCAGGGGCTTGTTCGTTTCCTGGAGCGGGACGAATACGTGAAGCTGGTCGTCGACACGCTGGAATTCCTGCCTCCCGAGATGATCGTGCACCGCGTCACCGGCGACGCTCCGCGCGACCTGCTGATCGGGCCGATGTGGAGCCTGCGCAAAT is part of the Paenibacillus thermoaerophilus genome and harbors:
- a CDS encoding glycosyltransferase family 2 protein — translated: MLDKFLLSIQLFLACLGLYQAFFLLYGLKRKKQEKTHDPQKSFAVLVAAHNEEMVVGALIENLKNLDYPKELYDVFVIADNCTDNTAKIARELGVNVCERHNPNLRGKGYAIEWMLRELWKMPRQYDAVVILDADNLVSTDFLKHMNNDLCNGHKVIQAYLDTKNPGDSWVTASYAVTYWFCNRLWQLPRTNLGLANFLGGTGMTFDAALLKEMGWGATSLVEDLEFTVRCVQRGIKPTFNYQARVYDEKPLTFKASARQRLRWMQGHFDVARRYFFPLLWQGLKERNWAKLDTAIYTFNVYNVLFAFVFSVVLWIDMLIPGREHFTSLYEHVPGWVLTVIMAVTVVQFPLAMMLEKVKSWKMFAYLLVYPLFLVSWWPITFYAFFTQNNKQWSHTKHTRVIRMEDVGKQV
- a CDS encoding glycosyltransferase family 4 protein, producing MRVAIFTDTYLPEVNGVAKTLGRWVNYLESRGIACRVFAPESGDDSEDKPDRDFVHRFYSIPFLLYPELKLAIPNPFQIRKALREFEPTIVHAATPFNLGLFGLRYARKNNVPIVASYHTHFDQYLQHYKIQWVEPTLWRYMHWFHTDCRRIYVPSPSTKAYLEQKGMRGLEVWSRGVDTELFRPVSDREKILHKWNIPSDSFVLLYVGRLAPEKSVDVLLRAWHKLPADIRSRGRLVLTGDGPLAEELREMLPQNGHMIMTGFVQGRELAELYGAADLFVFPSATETFGNVVLESMAAGTPVIGAAAGGVLDNVQHNRTGLLCTPGSEEEFAAAIERLYRDGELRASMGRNAREYAEQQSWEQIFGRLLDSYRDVLEQESARVRGDFAN
- the trmB gene encoding tRNA (guanosine(46)-N7)-methyltransferase TrmB, whose amino-acid sequence is MRLRGRTGIREDLLAQPQLVTLQPGEWKGRWRERFGNDAPIHVELGMGKGKFISEMSRLHPDINFIGIDMFDELLRRGSEKARKAHEGDPPNLVLALWNIERIEEVFASGEIERIYLNFSDPWPKKRHAKRRLTHPRFVRKYIQLLNEHGEIHMKTDSRLLFEFSLNSFADMGLRMRNISLDLHADGPAPNNVMTEYETKFHEQGMNIYRCEVVVGSKALERHLEDLRAREAAGARKNVTP
- a CDS encoding TIGR01212 family radical SAM protein (This family includes YhcC from E. coli K-12, an uncharacterized radical SAM protein.) translates to MSSPTLEQKPRLWGDKRFHTWNYEMREQFGGKVFKVMLDAGFTCPNRDGTIATGGCTFCSARGSGDFAGRRRDDLVTQFNTIRDRQHKKWPDARYIGYFQAYTNTYAPVKELREYYEVILEQPGVVGLSIATRPDCLPDDVVDYLAELNERTYLWVEMGLQTIHERTSQIINRAHDTECYYKAVEKLRKHGIRVCAHVIYGLPLETHEMMLETSRAVAAMDVQGIKIHLLHLMRKTPMVKQYEQGLVRFLERDEYVKLVVDTLEFLPPEMIVHRVTGDAPRDLLIGPMWSLRKWEVLNAIDAELAARDTWQGKLYAGSRNGGV
- a CDS encoding phosphatase PAP2 family protein; this translates as MSRVFGWLLDREQRVFRYVNRRLRRTWLDRAFGIVTHLGGATVSIAGTLGFALFAGSNWQRVGWIALATLAISHIPVAVLKRTYRRLRPYQIWPDTFTGPNPLKDHSFPSGHTTAIFSALVPYVLEQPLLAPLLLPIAGIVGLSRIYLGLHYPSDVLAGALLGSVTASCLYAWIP